One stretch of Candidatus Baltobacteraceae bacterium DNA includes these proteins:
- a CDS encoding NAD(P)H-quinone oxidoreductase gives MRAVVLDKKGDADILRVSDGVPIAEPQGEEVRVRIRAFGINRADVLQRRGLYPAPPDAIDPRIPGLEYAGQIDALGPRARERKVGDRVCGITGAGAYAEQLIVHERATVRAPEGMPFESVAAIPEAFMTAWDALEQGGFVPGGSVVIHAIGSGVGTAAAQLVAAAGGIAIGTSRTRDKLDRAREFGMSDGTLLGDEWDQLARARTNGAGVDVILDFIGPSTYEHNISAIRIGGRIVQIGTLAGAKSEIDIGLFHRKRVAWIGTMLRARPVEEKIALARRFERLVIPQFESGKLRPVVDTVFDFDQIAESHRLMESDRTFGKIIVRV, from the coding sequence ATGCGTGCAGTCGTCCTCGATAAAAAAGGTGATGCCGATATCCTTCGCGTCTCGGACGGCGTCCCGATTGCCGAACCGCAAGGTGAGGAAGTCCGCGTCCGCATTCGTGCTTTCGGAATCAATCGCGCAGACGTACTACAGCGGCGCGGCCTCTATCCGGCGCCGCCCGACGCGATCGATCCTCGCATTCCCGGCCTTGAATATGCGGGCCAGATCGATGCGCTCGGTCCGCGCGCGCGCGAACGTAAGGTCGGCGATCGCGTTTGCGGCATAACCGGCGCGGGCGCCTACGCCGAGCAGCTCATCGTGCACGAGCGCGCCACGGTACGTGCACCCGAAGGTATGCCGTTCGAATCGGTCGCCGCGATCCCCGAAGCTTTCATGACAGCGTGGGACGCGCTTGAACAAGGCGGTTTCGTTCCGGGCGGATCCGTCGTCATTCACGCAATCGGAAGCGGCGTGGGTACCGCGGCCGCTCAATTAGTTGCAGCGGCGGGCGGCATTGCAATTGGAACGTCGCGGACGCGCGACAAACTTGATCGCGCGCGTGAATTCGGGATGAGCGACGGAACCTTGCTCGGCGATGAATGGGATCAGCTAGCACGCGCACGGACGAACGGCGCAGGCGTAGACGTCATTTTGGATTTCATCGGTCCGTCGACGTACGAACACAACATCTCGGCTATTCGCATCGGTGGGCGTATCGTGCAAATCGGAACGCTTGCGGGTGCGAAGAGCGAGATCGACATCGGCCTCTTCCACCGCAAGCGCGTCGCCTGGATCGGGACGATGCTTCGCGCCCGCCCAGTCGAGGAAAAGATCGCTCTGGCGCGACGCTTCGAGCGGCTCGTCATCCCGCAATTCGAAAGTGGGAAGCTACGGCCGGTGGTCGATACCGTTTTCGACTTTGATCAAATCGCCGAGTCGCATCGTCTGATGGAATCCGACAGGACGTTCGGCAAGATCATCGTTCGCGTCTAA
- the phoU gene encoding phosphate signaling complex protein PhoU — protein MRTAYHEALENARLDCVRLAALASDALHSAVSALEERDVDLAARVIAGDDEIDTLRRQIESECIELMWKQQPLAGELRQVAAMLQINVDLERIGDYAVDISKNAVKLIDAPIRPAHVEIGRMGHEARQMVVDAMRAFTDRSVELADAVIARDDQVDLLYHRGIEKLQQEMQADPGVVRAGTLLLFSLAVLERVGDRAQNIAWHTKEMVGAV, from the coding sequence ATGCGAACCGCTTATCATGAAGCCCTAGAGAATGCGCGCCTGGACTGCGTCCGGCTGGCTGCGCTTGCAAGTGACGCCCTGCACTCTGCGGTGTCGGCACTCGAGGAGCGCGACGTCGATCTTGCAGCTCGCGTCATCGCGGGCGATGACGAGATCGATACGTTGCGCCGCCAGATCGAATCCGAGTGCATCGAGTTGATGTGGAAACAGCAGCCGTTGGCCGGCGAGCTGCGTCAGGTTGCGGCAATGCTGCAGATCAACGTCGACTTGGAGCGAATCGGTGACTATGCGGTCGACATCAGTAAGAACGCGGTGAAGCTGATCGACGCGCCGATACGTCCCGCACACGTTGAGATCGGGCGCATGGGTCACGAAGCTCGTCAGATGGTCGTCGATGCGATGCGCGCTTTCACCGACCGCTCGGTCGAGCTTGCCGACGCGGTCATCGCGCGCGACGATCAAGTCGATCTGCTCTACCATCGCGGCATCGAGAAGCTGCAGCAAGAGATGCAAGCTGATCCGGGCGTCGTCCGCGCAGGCACCCTCCTGTTGTTCTCGCTCGCAGTCTTGGAACGGGTTGGCGATCGTGCGCAGAATATCGCGTGGCACACGAAAGAGATGGTCGGGGCTGTATAG
- a CDS encoding MoaD/ThiS family protein, which translates to MIRVIAFARVRELLGFSEREFGLAEVPTVGALRAQLERDVPALLPLRESTRIARNGQIVDDGVPLAEGDEVALLPPVGGG; encoded by the coding sequence ATGATACGCGTCATTGCGTTTGCTCGCGTGCGCGAGCTCTTAGGCTTTTCGGAGCGCGAGTTCGGCCTTGCCGAAGTACCGACCGTAGGCGCGCTACGCGCGCAGTTAGAACGTGATGTTCCCGCGCTTCTGCCGCTTCGAGAATCGACGCGTATTGCGCGCAATGGACAGATCGTCGATGACGGTGTGCCTCTTGCCGAAGGCGATGAAGTCGCCTTACTGCCGCCGGTCGGAGGCGGATAG
- a CDS encoding molybdenum cofactor biosynthesis protein MoaE, with protein MLVTGSPFIALSTEPIEIGELASGVRTDACGAVAVFLGVVREQNDGRSVSGLSYEAYPAMALEEMRAIAREAIARFGPCEIAIVHRTGDLAIGEASVGVAVGAPHRAAAFDACEYAIDELKRRVEVWKKEHYVEGDATWVDNRTGPHG; from the coding sequence GTGCTCGTAACGGGATCGCCGTTCATTGCGCTGAGCACGGAGCCGATCGAGATCGGAGAGCTCGCATCCGGCGTGCGAACCGATGCCTGCGGCGCGGTCGCCGTGTTTTTGGGCGTGGTTCGCGAGCAGAATGACGGTCGTAGCGTCAGCGGCCTTTCGTATGAGGCTTATCCGGCGATGGCGCTCGAGGAGATGCGCGCAATAGCGCGGGAGGCGATTGCACGCTTCGGTCCATGCGAGATTGCAATCGTGCATCGGACGGGCGATCTTGCGATCGGGGAGGCGAGTGTCGGTGTCGCGGTCGGAGCTCCTCATCGTGCGGCAGCCTTCGATGCGTGCGAGTACGCAATCGACGAGCTCAAGCGCCGCGTCGAAGTATGGAAGAAGGAGCACTACGTCGAGGGTGACGCAACCTGGGTCGACAACCGAACGGGTCCGCATGGCTAG
- a CDS encoding DUF2249 domain-containing protein, with protein sequence MAKPATVTLDARTIPTAQRSSYILEAFDRLPIGGVLELSEESDPRALRNEFAQYRPGKFAWDARNLGSGHWTVRLERIDERADVETFLSHCPPFGAAKAETIRQLAAVATERRYKHGETVFDEGEKWPYLGFVREGKIVLTLLSADGKTQALGERLVFDPLNETGVFDGGGATTRTEALTDATLVLVPSEAVQSAVRTDNELALGFLAAASQARRRSIDTIADLAFAHVLQRVAKFLLSYAPNTAGMASGLPGVENLSQAQIAAAAGTVRDMAARALLRLKNSKAVELDRGRVRALDRDRLSAFAHNVQAPPV encoded by the coding sequence ATGGCGAAACCGGCAACCGTCACGCTCGACGCGCGCACGATTCCAACGGCACAACGCAGCTCGTATATTCTCGAAGCTTTCGACCGGCTTCCGATCGGCGGCGTTCTCGAGTTGTCCGAGGAGAGTGATCCTCGCGCGCTCCGTAACGAGTTTGCGCAGTACCGTCCCGGGAAATTTGCGTGGGACGCGCGGAATCTCGGCTCGGGTCATTGGACGGTTCGTCTGGAGCGCATCGACGAGCGTGCCGACGTCGAGACGTTTCTGTCACACTGCCCGCCGTTTGGCGCCGCCAAAGCCGAAACGATCCGCCAGCTCGCCGCAGTCGCAACCGAGCGGCGCTACAAGCACGGCGAGACCGTATTTGATGAAGGCGAAAAGTGGCCGTATCTCGGCTTCGTACGAGAAGGCAAGATCGTTCTGACGCTGCTCTCGGCCGACGGAAAAACGCAGGCGCTCGGAGAGCGGCTTGTATTCGATCCGCTCAACGAAACCGGCGTTTTCGACGGCGGCGGAGCGACGACTCGCACCGAAGCACTCACCGACGCGACGCTCGTCCTCGTTCCGAGTGAGGCCGTGCAAAGCGCAGTTCGAACCGACAACGAGCTTGCGCTCGGGTTCTTGGCGGCAGCTTCGCAAGCTCGGCGCCGCTCGATCGACACGATCGCCGACCTCGCGTTCGCGCACGTGCTGCAGCGCGTCGCCAAATTCTTGCTCTCCTATGCGCCGAACACCGCCGGGATGGCGAGTGGCCTGCCCGGCGTCGAAAATCTTTCGCAAGCGCAGATCGCTGCCGCAGCCGGCACGGTGCGCGATATGGCGGCCCGTGCGTTGCTTCGCTTGAAAAATTCGAAAGCGGTCGAACTCGATCGTGGGCGCGTGCGTGCGCTCGACCGAGATCGACTCTCGGCCTTCGCACACAACGTCCAAGCTCCGCCGGTTTAA
- a CDS encoding enoyl-CoA hydratase-related protein — MYQTLIVESTAGVAVITLNRPSVLNALSSALLGELSDALTTIDGNRNVRAVVITGSGEKAFAAGADIAEFKTIDGAVAGAAFARRGQAIFSRIAEMRVPVVAAVNGFALGGGCELALACDFRIASENARFGQPEVNLGLVPGYGGTQRLIRICGIGAAMYLCLSGEMIDANDALRFGLVQKVVPLAELLEEAKRIGGVIAAKAPLAIEAAKRAIVAGAVVPLAEGIEIEALHFGAMTTTADFAEGTTAFLEKRKAAFTGA, encoded by the coding sequence GTGTATCAAACGCTTATCGTCGAATCGACCGCCGGCGTCGCGGTCATTACCCTCAACCGGCCCAGCGTTCTCAACGCACTATCGTCGGCGCTGCTTGGCGAGCTCTCCGACGCACTGACGACGATCGACGGCAATCGCAACGTGCGCGCAGTCGTCATTACCGGCTCCGGAGAGAAGGCTTTTGCGGCCGGCGCCGACATCGCAGAGTTCAAGACGATTGACGGCGCTGTTGCCGGCGCGGCGTTCGCGCGGCGCGGCCAAGCAATTTTTTCCAGAATTGCGGAGATGCGCGTCCCCGTCGTTGCAGCCGTCAACGGTTTCGCACTCGGCGGCGGATGCGAGCTGGCGCTCGCGTGCGATTTTCGGATCGCAAGTGAAAACGCGCGCTTCGGCCAGCCGGAGGTTAATCTCGGACTCGTCCCCGGATACGGCGGAACGCAGCGTTTGATACGGATCTGCGGCATCGGCGCCGCAATGTACCTCTGCCTTAGCGGCGAGATGATTGATGCGAACGACGCCTTGCGCTTCGGTCTCGTTCAGAAAGTCGTGCCGCTCGCGGAGCTCCTCGAAGAAGCCAAGCGCATCGGCGGCGTCATCGCGGCGAAAGCCCCGCTGGCCATCGAAGCCGCAAAGCGCGCGATCGTCGCCGGCGCCGTCGTGCCTCTCGCGGAAGGGATCGAGATCGAAGCGTTGCACTTCGGCGCGATGACGACGACGGCTGATTTCGCGGAAGGCACGACCGCGTTTCTCGAAAAGCGTAAAGCCGCGTTCACGGGGGCGTAG
- a CDS encoding alpha/beta fold hydrolase codes for MASRIDLCFTQTSTHRIAYLAYEPKRARGVGLVVGHGYSSSKQNLDLLCNFLASHGFATFSLDFPGHKLGASLGTLRGLDDLIDAMHAVVERAREALVPHTPIYTIGHSMGATTALLTAASDEDIAGAVSIATGVGRIAALEALTTRGATDLRSAYVDGLALPELAAQVEPRLVPALALLAGRPQLYLAAERDMMVARSSVESLFALAPEPKTIQTVSSDHTNAGEASRSVILGWLNALHPRAVAAQV; via the coding sequence ATGGCTAGCCGGATCGATCTCTGTTTCACGCAGACGAGTACACATCGCATCGCATACCTGGCCTACGAACCAAAGCGTGCGCGCGGAGTCGGTCTCGTCGTTGGTCACGGGTATTCGAGCAGCAAGCAAAATCTCGATTTGCTGTGTAATTTTCTCGCGAGTCACGGCTTTGCCACATTCAGCCTGGACTTCCCCGGGCACAAGTTGGGTGCGAGCCTGGGCACGTTACGCGGCCTGGACGATCTGATCGACGCCATGCACGCGGTTGTCGAACGCGCACGCGAAGCGCTCGTACCACACACTCCGATCTACACGATCGGACACAGCATGGGCGCTACGACGGCGCTCTTGACGGCAGCGAGCGACGAAGATATCGCCGGGGCCGTTTCGATCGCAACCGGCGTTGGACGAATCGCCGCGCTTGAGGCTTTGACGACGCGCGGCGCTACCGATTTACGTTCGGCGTACGTCGACGGCTTAGCGTTGCCGGAGCTTGCCGCACAGGTTGAACCGCGGTTGGTCCCGGCGCTTGCGTTACTTGCAGGCCGCCCGCAGCTCTACTTGGCGGCAGAGCGCGACATGATGGTGGCGCGCTCGAGCGTCGAGAGCCTATTCGCGCTTGCACCGGAACCAAAGACGATCCAAACGGTATCGAGCGATCATACAAACGCCGGCGAAGCTTCACGCAGCGTGATCTTGGGCTGGTTGAACGCGCTCCATCCACGTGCAGTCGCTGCGCAGGTATAG
- the coaD gene encoding pantetheine-phosphate adenylyltransferase → MNGGSHAVYPGSFDPLTNGHLDVIRRSAAVFDRLTVAVVVNPQKREPLFTLEERQAMLRECAASMPNIEVMDFRGLLADFVKQIGADVIIKGLRVVSDFESELSTALMNRSLSGVDTMFLMSDAKYSFVSSSLIKEVFFLGGDVSGYVPEPVLRTMNARKTSLHR, encoded by the coding sequence GTGAACGGCGGCTCGCACGCGGTCTATCCCGGCTCGTTCGATCCGCTCACGAACGGTCACCTTGACGTGATTCGCCGCTCCGCAGCGGTCTTCGATCGTCTGACCGTCGCGGTCGTCGTCAATCCGCAGAAGCGCGAGCCGCTCTTCACGCTCGAAGAGCGTCAGGCCATGCTTCGCGAGTGCGCAGCCTCGATGCCGAACATCGAAGTGATGGATTTCCGCGGGCTGCTTGCCGATTTCGTCAAACAAATCGGCGCGGACGTGATCATCAAGGGCTTGCGGGTCGTCTCCGATTTTGAATCGGAGCTCTCGACGGCGTTGATGAATCGCTCGCTTTCCGGCGTCGACACGATGTTCTTGATGTCGGATGCCAAATATAGCTTTGTCTCATCGAGCTTGATCAAAGAAGTGTTCTTTCTCGGCGGCGACGTGAGTGGGTACGTTCCCGAACCCGTCTTGCGCACGATGAATGCGCGAAAAACCAGTCTACACCGCTAA
- a CDS encoding TlpA family protein disulfide reductase — protein MNRRFARIADIAAIVLIALAVWQFLIAPRFFGPSFVPVPAPALTLPLEGGGSFNLAKAQGKVVFLDFWASWCEPCKMSIPLIEEYKATHPEALVYSVDAGEAESVAAHYARSVKMRRVAFDPNMKAADAFGVSVFPTMIVIGRDGKEHAKWIGFNPLIQRDMARAAKAF, from the coding sequence GTGAACCGCCGCTTCGCGAGGATCGCGGACATCGCCGCGATCGTGCTGATCGCTCTGGCCGTCTGGCAATTTCTGATTGCGCCGCGCTTTTTCGGACCGTCGTTCGTCCCGGTCCCGGCACCCGCGCTCACTCTGCCGCTGGAGGGCGGCGGCAGCTTCAATTTAGCGAAGGCCCAGGGAAAGGTCGTCTTTCTTGACTTTTGGGCCTCATGGTGCGAGCCGTGCAAGATGTCGATCCCGCTGATCGAGGAGTATAAGGCAACGCATCCGGAGGCACTTGTCTATAGCGTCGACGCCGGTGAAGCGGAATCGGTAGCGGCGCACTACGCACGAAGCGTGAAGATGCGGCGCGTCGCTTTCGACCCGAATATGAAAGCGGCCGACGCCTTCGGCGTGTCCGTCTTCCCAACGATGATCGTGATCGGCCGCGACGGTAAAGAGCATGCGAAATGGATCGGATTTAATCCGCTCATCCAGCGCGACATGGCGCGCGCCGCGAAAGCGTTTTAG
- the rsmD gene encoding 16S rRNA (guanine(966)-N(2))-methyltransferase RsmD, which translates to MRLTGGTLRSRRLPNVPKRGVRPTPARVKESLFAILSTRSEDAVVLDLFAGSGALGFEALSRGASFVTFVESNPGVADLLREASGELGVEKQVEILTMRAERAVTRLERKYDLVFADPPYEMGFPAQPLGTLRTRDLFSEEAVVVFEHSGHSSPETPGFEVTREERYGDVVIAFLKPEANS; encoded by the coding sequence TTGCGACTAACCGGAGGAACGTTACGCAGCCGCCGGTTGCCTAACGTCCCCAAACGCGGCGTTCGGCCGACTCCGGCGCGCGTCAAAGAGTCGCTCTTCGCGATATTATCGACGCGCTCGGAAGATGCCGTCGTACTCGACCTGTTTGCGGGAAGCGGTGCGCTCGGTTTCGAGGCGCTCTCGCGGGGTGCGAGCTTCGTAACGTTCGTCGAATCGAATCCCGGGGTCGCCGATCTCTTGCGTGAGGCTTCCGGCGAGCTCGGCGTCGAGAAGCAAGTCGAGATATTGACCATGCGCGCCGAGCGCGCCGTAACGCGGCTCGAGCGCAAGTACGATCTGGTCTTTGCCGACCCGCCTTACGAGATGGGTTTCCCGGCGCAGCCGCTCGGAACGCTGCGTACGCGCGACTTGTTCTCAGAGGAGGCGGTTGTCGTGTTCGAACACAGCGGACACTCCTCACCCGAGACGCCCGGCTTTGAAGTTACCCGCGAAGAGCGCTACGGGGACGTGGTCATCGCGTTCCTCAAACCTGAGGCAAACTCGTGA
- the recG gene encoding ATP-dependent DNA helicase RecG gives MKSETLEGLAGVGPAKARALREMGLEGPRDLLAHIPRDYKDWREPRSLAAIAADALRSDEPAEEIVVAEVTSVRDVRARIAITSAELRDESGSLRAVWYGRRGLDGKIRPGMRLFVHGRVAAKRRRGAVTIELNVMHHRVLDADATFSGEIVPVYPATKDVPTRMLRSIISRNLSRLLESVEERLPDDIVRAHRLITARKAWHDIHVPKAPSDIAPARRRIIYEEFFAIALAAALVRAERKREGNAIPIHVPPELFERFEESLPFRLTGAQRSVIAQILTDMREPHAMNRLVQGDVGSGKTLVAAAAIVAAASIGIQSALMAPTEILAAQHAQKLAPLLLPFGVTVEAVFGSLSAPARRNANDLIASGEALLAIGTHALLTESVSFKRLGLVIIDEQHRFGVEHRAALRAKATGSIPHTLHMTATPIPRTLAQTRYADLDLSVIDELPPGRTPISTYVIRESRKPVAYEFVRKNVGRGQQAYVVAPAIEASGFENAPRVAALDEAKRVSGEDLAGLRVDVLHGRMPPREKDAAMGRFSRGETDVLIATTVVEVGVDVPNASVMVVLDAHRYGLAQLHQLRGRVGRGVAKSFCVLVAPDDVSETRRLEILTQTEDGFRIAEEDLRLRRAGDMAGTQQAGTGSGTFGDLVQDFSVYLEAKCEADRIVAGDPALERPEHRALRSLVETMPAARAMLISS, from the coding sequence CTGAAGTCCGAGACGCTCGAAGGGCTCGCCGGCGTCGGGCCTGCGAAGGCGCGAGCGCTGCGCGAGATGGGTCTCGAGGGGCCGCGCGATCTGCTCGCGCACATCCCTCGCGACTATAAGGATTGGCGCGAACCGCGTTCGCTTGCGGCGATCGCTGCCGACGCGTTGCGCTCGGATGAGCCGGCGGAAGAAATCGTGGTCGCAGAAGTCACGAGCGTTCGCGACGTTCGTGCGCGCATCGCGATAACGAGCGCCGAGCTGCGTGACGAGAGTGGCTCGCTCCGTGCCGTATGGTACGGAAGGCGCGGACTAGACGGCAAAATCCGGCCCGGGATGCGGCTGTTCGTGCACGGACGTGTCGCCGCAAAGCGCCGTCGGGGCGCAGTAACGATCGAGCTCAACGTCATGCACCATCGCGTGCTGGACGCTGACGCGACGTTCAGCGGTGAGATCGTCCCGGTCTATCCCGCGACGAAGGACGTTCCGACGCGTATGCTCCGTTCGATCATCTCGCGCAATCTTTCGCGCTTGCTCGAGAGCGTTGAAGAGCGGCTCCCCGACGACATCGTCCGCGCACACCGATTGATCACCGCGCGGAAGGCGTGGCACGACATTCACGTACCGAAAGCGCCGAGCGACATTGCACCCGCGCGCCGCCGCATCATCTACGAGGAGTTCTTTGCAATCGCGCTGGCAGCGGCGCTCGTTCGCGCCGAACGAAAACGTGAAGGCAACGCAATCCCCATCCACGTGCCGCCCGAGCTGTTCGAGCGTTTTGAAGAATCACTTCCGTTCCGGTTGACGGGCGCCCAGCGCAGCGTCATCGCACAAATTCTCACCGACATGCGCGAGCCACACGCCATGAATCGCTTAGTGCAAGGGGATGTCGGGTCCGGCAAGACGCTGGTTGCGGCTGCCGCAATCGTAGCGGCGGCATCGATCGGCATTCAAAGCGCGTTGATGGCTCCGACGGAAATTCTGGCGGCACAGCACGCGCAGAAGCTCGCACCATTGTTGTTGCCGTTCGGCGTGACGGTCGAAGCCGTGTTCGGCAGCTTGTCGGCTCCGGCTCGCAGGAATGCGAACGACCTCATCGCGAGCGGTGAGGCGTTGCTCGCAATCGGCACGCACGCGCTACTGACGGAAAGCGTTTCGTTCAAGCGCTTGGGTTTGGTCATCATCGACGAGCAGCATCGCTTCGGCGTCGAACATCGCGCCGCGTTGCGCGCCAAAGCCACGGGTTCAATCCCGCACACGCTGCATATGACCGCGACGCCGATTCCGCGCACGCTGGCGCAAACGCGCTACGCGGATCTCGATCTCTCGGTCATAGACGAGCTTCCGCCCGGACGCACCCCGATTTCGACCTACGTGATTCGTGAGAGCCGCAAACCTGTCGCGTACGAGTTCGTCCGGAAAAATGTCGGACGCGGACAACAAGCTTACGTCGTAGCGCCGGCTATCGAAGCCTCCGGTTTTGAGAACGCGCCACGGGTCGCTGCGCTGGACGAGGCAAAGCGCGTCAGCGGCGAAGATTTGGCGGGGCTCCGGGTCGACGTGCTCCACGGCCGAATGCCGCCGCGCGAGAAAGATGCAGCTATGGGCCGCTTTTCCCGGGGTGAGACCGACGTTCTGATCGCGACGACGGTCGTCGAGGTCGGCGTCGACGTCCCGAACGCCTCGGTTATGGTCGTCCTCGACGCACATCGCTACGGATTGGCCCAGCTCCATCAGCTTCGAGGCCGGGTCGGGCGCGGGGTGGCGAAATCGTTTTGCGTCCTTGTGGCACCTGACGATGTTTCTGAGACGCGGCGCCTGGAGATTCTCACCCAGACCGAGGACGGCTTTAGGATCGCTGAAGAAGACTTGCGTCTGCGACGGGCCGGGGACATGGCAGGGACTCAACAAGCCGGCACCGGGAGCGGAACCTTTGGGGACCTCGTGCAAGATTTCTCTGTGTACCTCGAAGCCAAGTGTGAGGCTGACCGTATTGTCGCCGGCGATCCGGCTTTGGAGCGCCCGGAGCACCGTGCGTTACGCAGTTTGGTCGAGACGATGCCCGCCGCCAGAGCGATGCTGATATCATCGTGA
- a CDS encoding HAD family hydrolase, translating to MRIAIGFDLDHTLAIDNKLERTAMIDLAKELGVVVGANDIARLAQIDTLLQEMRSGRLDLDHMISSFVHSIRKDNKTKGIGERFREICLALVPHHVVALPGVNELFAGLDSRGIPHAILTNGWSPLQEKKAEAIRYNGTVLVSDAIGFAKPAPEAFALLADTFPTDACIWYVGDNPASDVRGSIDCGFEGIWYHEHSGVSYPSHIPAPSAVIDQPLDLLELVDAADEAGMPGRLEAMPKT from the coding sequence ATGAGAATCGCGATCGGATTCGATCTCGATCATACGCTGGCAATCGACAACAAGCTCGAACGCACGGCCATGATCGACTTGGCAAAAGAGTTGGGCGTCGTCGTCGGTGCGAACGACATCGCGCGTCTCGCGCAGATCGACACGCTGCTGCAAGAGATGCGCTCGGGCCGCCTCGATCTCGATCACATGATCTCGAGCTTCGTACATTCGATCCGCAAAGATAACAAAACAAAGGGCATCGGCGAGCGATTCCGCGAGATTTGTTTGGCGCTCGTACCCCATCACGTCGTCGCGCTGCCGGGAGTCAACGAGCTCTTCGCCGGCTTGGATTCGCGCGGGATACCGCACGCGATCCTCACGAATGGCTGGAGCCCGCTTCAAGAAAAGAAAGCGGAAGCGATTCGCTACAATGGGACGGTCCTCGTCAGCGATGCGATTGGATTTGCAAAGCCGGCGCCCGAGGCGTTCGCGCTGCTTGCGGATACGTTCCCGACGGATGCCTGCATTTGGTATGTGGGCGACAACCCCGCGAGCGACGTGCGTGGCAGCATCGATTGCGGATTCGAGGGAATTTGGTACCACGAGCATTCGGGCGTGTCGTACCCGAGTCATATTCCGGCGCCGTCGGCAGTGATCGATCAGCCGCTCGATCTGCTCGAATTGGTCGACGCAGCCGACGAAGCGGGCATGCCAGGTCGCCTGGAGGCGATGCCGAAGACATAA
- a CDS encoding Cof-type HAD-IIB family hydrolase, with amino-acid sequence MPTIDLIALDLDGTLLNSEEHVSLRNQRAIARALEQGVRVVLVTGRGVETPVRISRELGLNLPVICCHGALTKDFGSNRTLVHIPVPLVYAKPMIEFAEDAKLQVAVYIEEFFYRLTGGETFMADMQGPAWREVGSLRELLTEAPTFIRFLGPQAVAAMDREFSSFPLNFRYETWGKFIECAVLSREAGKKQALMRLCADFQISRERVLAVGDSRNDVPMLQWAGTGIAMGNSLDEVKKSVRITTATNDEDGVALAIERFALGRVA; translated from the coding sequence ATGCCCACGATCGATTTGATCGCGCTCGACCTCGACGGTACGTTGCTCAACTCGGAGGAGCACGTGTCGCTTCGCAATCAGCGCGCGATCGCGCGAGCCCTCGAGCAAGGTGTTCGCGTTGTTCTCGTTACCGGCCGAGGGGTTGAAACGCCGGTACGCATCTCACGCGAGCTGGGACTCAATCTCCCGGTGATTTGCTGTCATGGTGCGTTGACTAAGGATTTCGGAAGCAATAGGACGCTGGTCCACATTCCGGTGCCGCTCGTCTATGCAAAGCCGATGATCGAGTTCGCGGAAGATGCCAAACTCCAAGTCGCCGTTTATATCGAAGAGTTTTTCTATCGCCTAACGGGAGGCGAGACGTTCATGGCCGACATGCAGGGTCCGGCCTGGCGCGAGGTCGGCTCGCTGCGCGAACTGCTTACGGAGGCGCCGACCTTCATTCGTTTTTTGGGTCCCCAAGCCGTCGCGGCGATGGATCGCGAGTTCAGCTCATTCCCGCTCAACTTCCGTTACGAGACATGGGGGAAATTCATCGAGTGTGCCGTTCTCAGCCGCGAGGCCGGAAAGAAACAAGCGCTGATGCGACTGTGCGCGGATTTCCAGATTTCGCGTGAGCGCGTGCTCGCAGTCGGTGACTCGCGCAACGACGTGCCGATGCTGCAATGGGCCGGAACCGGGATCGCAATGGGCAATTCGCTCGACGAGGTGAAAAAGTCCGTTCGGATCACCACGGCGACCAACGACGAAGACGGCGTTGCGCTTGCGATCGAACGCTTCGCGCTTGGCCGCGTCGCATGA